The Tachysurus vachellii isolate PV-2020 chromosome 19, HZAU_Pvac_v1, whole genome shotgun sequence genome segment TtttctgtgatttgttttttaaaccgtcttgtgtgtgtgtgtgtgtgtgtgtgtgtgtgtgtgtgtgaacccctCCATAGTAATATAGGATATAGGATAGGATATATAGGATATAACCCACTCCTTTCTCCTCTACAGGACTCGTTATGTGTACAGGGTAAAAAATAGCCTGTGCAGTAAAAAACTACGCCAACCCTCCCAGAGGCTGACTGCATCTATAGAAAATACTACAAAAATCCCTCCCTTCTCAAGTCAAATCAGCTCAGAAAAACAGCTGAATATGCCAAAGTTGAAGTGAGTCTTTTCCCAGAGTGTCCAGGATCAGTCTGATGCAGTAAAGTGATCCTGAGTGGCTGTGCGCGAGTCCACCCTGCTTTCACAGAGCTTAAGGGATGCTTGGGAAAGCGGTCACACGGCAAgctggctgctgctgctgctgttggccTGTAGGGGGCTCCATGACTGCTGTGCAGGTTCCTGTGAAAACGATCGACCGTCACAGCACGACGTGTCCTCCTCCTTTGGGATGCCGACGACACACATGCGCCGGTGCCGCAAGAGCCGGTCTGTTCTGGAGAAGttctgtgagaaagaaagaggtatttattaaagaacgaTAATAGACAACTCGAACTTCAGTGTTGTCTGAACATCTAACAGGGCTTTCACACTGGCAGGTTATTTTGAACAGAgcagtttaaatttaaaatcagtAGCGTGAAATGTGGACCAATAAGCACTTGTGGTAGCGAACCCACAACAACCTGTATGACGTGGTGAGAAGACGGACGCACTGGAACGTTGTGGGACACAGAAGACACCAGGTGCCTTACTGTGCATAACAGCACCAGAATaataagtaaaacaaaaaaaatagtgaGTTGTGCTATAACATTTGTTATATTGGGGTTCGACAGAAACAAGCGTCCAGATCAAACCAGACCAGAATAATCGCACTGGGATTCAAAGCGCAGCAAAGGTACCCGAGGTGAAAAACGTCTGCCTTGCAGGTCCCTGTGAATTtcctgttactatagcaacaataaaGTAATACGGTGTGTTTGAGGGGGAGAAAAAAGGTATAATTTCAGAAacaatgatgtactgtatgactTTCAAAATTCCAGCACAGCAAGGTTCCTGAAAAGCAACCTTTCCCCCGCGACCCTCCATACTATCCTCAATTATTGTTGCTATGGGAACAGCTAATTCCCAGGGACCTGCAATGCAGCGTTTCACCTAATCTAAAGATATAGTGTAGAATATCTGAATGGTATACGAGGGAGCCTGGGGGGTGTGCAAGACGGGTGTGTCTTGTCACaaaagtcacaaaaaaaaatgacactcagtgtgtaaatatattgtatttcaGTGTGGCTGGGAAATGAacctagaaaataaataaataaataaaaatgcactgtTAGTTTAGAGTAAGCTTCAGACTTTGAGCCCTTACTAGACATCAAAGCATTTgcgtttgtgtacgtgtgtgtgtgtgtgtgtgtgtgtgtctgacctgtTGACATCGGTCACACTGATAAGGCTTCTCTCCACTGTGCACTCGTTTGTGTCTCTCCAGGTGGTAGCGCTGAATAAACCGCATGTCGCACATGTCGCACCCGAATGGCTTctcacctttacacacacacacacacacacacacacagtacgtcCACTGTTCCTTTTCACTGAGAAGAATACTGCACATCAATcacatgatgatgataacaatCTGAGAGAGTGAAGAGCAGCAGGAATGTTTTAAGTCACACTTTTCCTACAAAATGTACCATTCAGCAGAATTCAGCTGGGGTAAGAAGCTCAGACAAGGAGCAGTGTGCTAACTGTTAACTCATTACCCAGGCAAATGTTAGTGTGGCACAGAGAATAAGCGCATGTCCAACATGCAAACGCAAACACAAATGTCACTGTTAATAAGCTTTGCTTACTAGTGGAAATAATTTACATGTCTGTATACACAGGTCCTAATGCTCAAACTGCAAACACTCCTAATCATACGCTTTAGTACAGCAGGAAGTAAATCACTTGTCAACTCCCAGGTGTTCATAAGACTCGAGAAGAGTCaagaaatgtattaatgtattaaataaaaaaaaaaacctgaacaacTCTGTTCTGAAGAACTCTCAAGCGAAATGTTACCTTTGACTGATGCAAAGCGCTGACTCTAATCTCTCCTGCCATAAATACTAAATAACTCTATCCTCCCGGAGAACATCACCGTAGCAACAcatttctgaccaatcggaatgGAGCAGCGTCGTAGCACAAACCTGCAGGCTATGTTCCAATGTGAAATCTTTGATTGTCCATCTTTACCGAACGACGCACGACAATTCGTATTCAATCGGACGATCCCAGAGTGAAGGGCAAGGATTTGAGCAGGAAGTGACACGTTTATGTTCCGAAGCTCACCTGTGTGAGTGAGGATGTGGCGTTTGAGGTGGTAGCTGCTGCGAAACGCTCCGTAACAGTGCTCGCAGATGAAGTTCTTCTGTACGTGGGGGTTAAGAGAACCGTCATCGCTTGGTTCAGGTATCTCCACCtgtgtttgtacacacacacacagagaaaagtgtgtttaattatatataGATAACCTAGAAATTCCACGTTTTTGGATTATATATTCTCTCACTTTAGgatgttcttttaaaataacacacagatCAGTTACTTGCCTGcactttttctctcactttggACGGTGTtcctgacttcctgtttttcttctttgacGGCACGTTCTGGCTCGACTGCATGTCCTTCTCCTCCAGCAGCCGGTTAGAGTGGAACCCTCTATCCTTATTAATGAGCTATGAGTGACAGGAGAAACCCGTTGAatctctgttttgttgtgttttggtcttgttgctgttgtgtgtgtgttttttgttttgttttgtttttattttattatttgtgggttttttt includes the following:
- the znf740b gene encoding zinc finger protein 740b, producing the protein MSQLSNNPVREHMKWAGLLGCEAVLSSMALVQASSPASHKKMTSSLSQNHNHSHNQEAHSHMVLPSGVSCSPMLINKDRGFHSNRLLEEKDMQSSQNVPSKKKNRKSGTPSKVREKVQVEIPEPSDDGSLNPHVQKNFICEHCYGAFRSSYHLKRHILTHTGEKPFGCDMCDMRFIQRYHLERHKRVHSGEKPYQCDRCQQNFSRTDRLLRHRRMCVVGIPKEEDTSCCDGRSFSQEPAQQSWSPLQANSSSSSQLAV